ttttatctattttactttttttatatattctccATTTCTCCCATCCAAGCCAAACcagttatatatgtatatttatgaCACACATAAACTCCATAGATATAGATAGAGTTGGAGTAATGAAGTAAAGAGACGTGGGGTCCCTGACAAAGATGTTGGCCATTTATGTTGCTACTGTAGTCAAAATCTTATGCttcttattttcaaagtttGCTGCTGAAATTTCTGCGCATCACTCAAAAATGTATTTCCTCACAGACAAAAAAATCAATGCCAATATTCCCTTTTCGATCAATAAATTCACTTCAATAAACATCTTCCAGCTCTCACGTGTTTGCACTATACTGCAATTGCACAATCACACTGACAAAAGAACGACAAAGACATTCTTCACGAACTCCAACTTCAACGAATGTGGATAGAGAAAAAGAGAACCTTGAAATAATTGGAGCTGGGAAGAGGCGGGAAATCTTTGAGGAAATCTGGGGGTTTCTTGAAACTACGGCGCATCTCATCCTCGACGAGACGGTCAATCCTGAGTTTGATTATGGGGTCGGCGGCACTTCCAACATTAGAACTTTCCCTTGCTTTGTTCCGCCATGGttgcttttgttgttttctgcAAACCACATAAAGAGAGATGGAGAGACGCGGAGAAAAGGTTTTCCTCTAAGCACGCCTTTAATCAGTAGTAACACAATAGTAAAATTTCAGGATCTCATTTCATGAGAAAGCAtgtaattttgttattgatgCATAAATCTCGCGTTGTTTTTCACGACCAACTTGTCAAATCTTTTCGTTCTTCGTCCGACATATACACATAAGCCCTATTGGACCAGTGCATGCACATTTTATATTGAAGGATAGGTGTATATATTCTTAAACGGATGTGAATATCCGCAAACGAATATCGACATCcgttttttcttcaacatagATATCCGAATGTTGACGCCAAGAGTTTGGATGAAAAACAGATAGAAGAGAAGAGTGTGACAGAATCGAAAAAGAGACAGATCGCAGTTTTGGGGAAGTGGGACTGTgagtaaaaaaagtaaaaatgaatttaGGTTTACTTCTgtatataacattaaaataaaaaaataaaaatagtataaagattaaaaaaataaatagaaaatgatatttttgtaataaaagaaagaaaacagaaactTGAGAAGGTGAAAGGAGAAAATGGAGAGGTAGAGGGAGCAATCCCCCGTCACTTGGTGGTGGACATGCATGCCCATAAGGATACTATTCTTCATATTCATAAACCTAATACAAGGGATATTCAGGTCCAATGTCAAAATCAAACTCCTTATAGGGCACCTAATACTCTACTAAAGAAACAAGATAAATTACTCaaccttttttatttagattttctctagaaaaatgttattttcaaacAACCACCCTAtgaaaaaatctttttaataacatagtaaaaaatataatcgaagcgaagaaatattaattaagaagtgaggtgatatgaaaaatgttggTGATGAAGTGAAGTGttggaaaaagaaggaaaagaagaggagatgtccaaatgaagaaaagatTCGAAATAGGTTTGAAAGTGTCCGAAAGATGCTCCCTTCCTCAGAAATGGTGAGCGAGTCGCAATCTCTCAACCCACCAACGCACTGATTTACCTCTCTTGAAACAAAATCTTATTCGCTACATTCTCTGattataatatcattaatcTCTCACTCTGGATTAATTAGTGGCATTGTTGATCCAGAACAACTACAACAACATACAACCTTCGTTCGACAGGATGGTCTTTCGGAGCTCCACCTCCCTAATTGGCCTCCTGTCCCTCCCCATCCTCCTCCTCCCCCTCTTCCGCCCCGTCTCCGCCATCCGTCTAGGCCTCATCCACCGTCACTTGCCGGACCTCCCCCTCTTCCGGGAGGCCCCCGCCTTCAGCAATGGCCAGGACTGCGGCTCCACCCCCGACCACGTCATCAACGTCGCCATGACCCTCGACGCCAACTACCTCCGCGGCACCATGGCGGCGGTCCTCTCCATGCTCCAGCATTCAACCTGCCCGGAAAATCTCTCCTTCCACTTCCTCTCCGCCAACGACGACGCTCGCGAACTCTTCTCCAGCATCAAGTCCACCTTCCCCTATCTAAACATGAAGATTTACCGCTTCGATAGCAGCAGGGTCCGCGGCAAGATTTCCAGATCCATTCGCCAGGCCCTCGACCAGCCCCTGAATTACGCTAGAATATACCTCGCCGACACCATCCCCGAGGACGTGAAACGCGTGATATATTTAGACTCTGACCTGGTGGTTGTGGACGACATAGCCAAGCTCTGGGGCGTGGACATGGAAGGGAAGGTGGTGGCTGCGCCAGaatattgccatgcaaacttcaCGTTGTATTTCACGGACACCTTTTGGTCGGACCCCACTCTGGCGAAGACGTTCAAGGGAAGGATGCCGTGTTATTTCAACACGGGGGTGATGGTGATGGACGTGGACACGTGGAGGAAGGAGAGATACACGGAGAAGGTGGAGTCATGGATGTCGGTGCAGAAGCAGCAGAAGAGGATCTACCATCTGGGGTCTCTTCCGCCGTTTTTGTTGGTTCTGGCGGGGAACATTAAAGCGGTTGACCATAGATGGAACCAGCATGGTTTAGGTGGAGACAACTTCGAAGGAAAATGCAGGAGCCTGCACCCTGGTCCCATTAGTTTGCTCCATTGGAGTGGCAAGGGCAAACCTTGGTTGAGATTGGATTCTAGAAAACCATGCATCGTGGATCATCTTTGGGCTCCTTACGATCTGTATCGCTCTTCTAGACACTTTTTTGAAGAATAgcagaaaatttatatatatatatgaatgaatgagttATATACACATATTACGTAAATGGAGAGGATCTGGTGTATGCATGAGATGATACATTTCAGCTTCTTACTAGAAAGGAACTAACAAACACCCTACGTTTAGCTTAGTACCCTGGCAATGGATCGGAGTTGTAAATTCCTTTTGTCCTTTCCTTCCTTCAGtactattcttttcttcttctttttcttctgttcaTACTCATTCCACATCTaaataacttcttttttctttcactaatatatatatataatcaacatCATTTAAATATCAATGCCTTTGTCAGCTGGATGATGTTTCAATCTTTTAATCATATATCACACAAGCTTATGtgcatttttaataacatacaAGATTTTCACagagttttctttctctttctgtacttttttattttttgttcacgaagtttttttttttcacttttcatcatttttcttcaaaacattctttaaaataaatatgaacatataacaaagaaaaataaactaaattattttttaatatatttctttgtttCCGTTAATAAGTCCATGGATCCCCAAATGAAATTATTGTCAGTGCTCGTGTTTGtaacaaaaaatcattaaaatcaataaatgtaCTACAACATCAATGACAAAAGCTTTAAATTGATGCTAaagctttatttaatttaatttggtatAGGTTTAACTTAACTCATCTCAACTTAAGTCAAATTCAACTCAATTTGATTTGAGTTTTGGTTTAACTTGATATAGACTCAATTTGACTTTACTTAAAGATGAATTTGACTCAACTCGACCCTAAGTGAGTCAAACTCGATATGTCATAAGGTGGGTCAAACTCGATTTGTCATAAGATAAGCCTAAATCGATTGAGATCGAGGTGGTCCAAATGTGGGTTTGGTTCATTCGACTTATGTTAACCTAGGTTAATTTGATCAAACGTGAGCTTGACTCGACTCAACTCGACATGAGTTTGAGTTTATTTGGCCTATAGAAAATCGAGTAGAGTTGTGTCAATGGTAGATTGTGCAGAGTTCAATTATAGCTATCTCAATTCGAGATGAGTTGATCTCACCTTAGCTCAACTAGTTGGACCCATCATAGGTTGACCTAAGTTAGAATTACTTTAGGTTGAGTTGAGTCGAGTCGAGTCAAGTTAGGTCCATGTTAGGCCAAATCGAGTCCATGTTGGGTCAAATTAAATCATAACCACGTCAAGACAGATTCTGTGTAATCCACATTGATTTAAGTATAGTCAATCCCACGTCTTACTAAATTAAGTCGATCACTCCAAGCTAAGTCATGTTAACCATGATGGATTAAATTCAAGTTGAATACACTTTAAGCCTAATTGAGTCAGGTCCATGTCGAACCCATTTTAGATCAAgctttattaatataatttacgaTTAAACAGTATGGAACAAGGTCAAAAGTCATGTTCAAAAATGTCAACCAATCTAACAATTTAGGTTGAATTCTAACTTTTCAATTaagttgaaaatattaaaaattaatttgtaattaaaattaatatttagggatcaaattataatttagaatattttaaagactcatgtaatttaaaaaaaaatatataaatgtatatttaaaagttaattgaaatattattataaaccaAATCCACTTATATCCTAAATTCAATCGAGTAGATATGAAACTTTTTCAACCTATTTATTTGGTaagttaataaaaagaaatttatttgataagttaataaaaagaaatttattttaagattgtGTCAGGactaacttataaattatatattaaattaacactataagattatataatatactatattatatttggAGGTTTACTAACGCGCGTACGTTTGTTTTTTCCGTTtgtacattttagtaatgtgAACTggattttagtagacaaaaatactcttatatattaaggatattttaattttcatcctcaaaattaaaaaataaaaaataaaaaaggaatccccaaacccttactcacctttctcctttctctcaatcttttctctgtcatccctgctctaaatgttagagtgagagagatgaaagagaaatggttgaaaGAAATGAGGGAGATGAGCAAAtgtttgggattttttttttagttttgaaaatgaaaattattaaaatatccttaaccttaagatttagaattcatgatatattagggtatttttgtctactaaaacctaTTACAcgttgctaaaatgtaccaattgaAAAATAGGCGTACACAAGTTAGCagaccccatatatatatatatatatatatata
This genomic stretch from Vigna radiata var. radiata cultivar VC1973A chromosome 7, Vradiata_ver6, whole genome shotgun sequence harbors:
- the LOC106767700 gene encoding probable galacturonosyltransferase-like 4 codes for the protein MVFRSSTSLIGLLSLPILLLPLFRPVSAIRLGLIHRHLPDLPLFREAPAFSNGQDCGSTPDHVINVAMTLDANYLRGTMAAVLSMLQHSTCPENLSFHFLSANDDARELFSSIKSTFPYLNMKIYRFDSSRVRGKISRSIRQALDQPLNYARIYLADTIPEDVKRVIYLDSDLVVVDDIAKLWGVDMEGKVVAAPEYCHANFTLYFTDTFWSDPTLAKTFKGRMPCYFNTGVMVMDVDTWRKERYTEKVESWMSVQKQQKRIYHLGSLPPFLLVLAGNIKAVDHRWNQHGLGGDNFEGKCRSLHPGPISLLHWSGKGKPWLRLDSRKPCIVDHLWAPYDLYRSSRHFFEE